The nucleotide sequence ACGAGCGGCTTCAGCTCGTTCGCCTCGGCGGCGATCAGCGCGCGGCCGAGCAGGTCCTCGCTGAAGTAGGGCTCGGTCGCGAGCACGATCAGCAATTGATCGAGGTTGGCCGCGAACAGCTTCGACTTGAACTGGTCGGAACGGTACAGCAGGTTGCGCCGCTCGCCGATCTCGACGATGACGCCCTGGTCGGCCGATGCGAGTTCGTACACGACACGGTCGCCGACTGCGATGTCGCTCTTCTTGCCGCGCGGGAAGCACTGCAGCATCGGGCCGCCGTCGTCGGGCGCGACGATGTAGTGGCGCCCGTGCGCCGCGATCACGCGGCCTTCGACCCGTTGCGCATTCGACGCGCGCGGGGCCGGCTTGCGGGAGGTCGGCCGGCTCATGCGTGCTGCATCAGGCGGTCGATCCGCTGCGACGCAGGCGGATGCGAGTAGTAGAAGGCCGTGTAGACGGGGTCGGGCGTCAGCGTCGACGCGTTGTCCTCATAGAGCTTCACGAGCGCGCTGACGAGATCCTGCGCGTCGGTCTGGCTGGCCGCGAATGCGTCGGCCTCGAATTCGTGCTTGCGCGACGTGAGGCTGCCGAACGGCGTTGCGAAGAACAGGAACACGGGAATCGCGAGGAAGAACAGCACGAGTGCGGCGCCCGCGTTGCTCGTGTCGAGCGATGGCGTGACGCCGAGCCCCGTGTAGAACCACGTGCGTTGCGCCAGCCAGCCGAGCAGCGCGAGCAGCACGAGGCTCAGCACGAACGACACGAGCATCCGCTTCATCACGTGGCGGCGCTTGAAGTGGCCGAGTTCGTGCGCGAGCACGGCCTCGATTTCCTGGCCGGACAGGCGCGCGAGCAGCGTGTCGAAGAACACGATCCGCTTCGATGCGCCGAAGCCCGTGAAGTACGCGTTGCCGTGCGCGGAGCGGCGGCTGCCGTCCATCACGAACAGCCCCTTCGCCGCAAAGCCGCAGCGCTTCATCAGCGACTCGATGCGCGCGCGCAGCGCGTCGTCCTTCAGCGGTTCGAACTTGTTGAAGATCGGTGCGATGAAGGTCGGGTAGATCAGCAGCACGAGCATCTGGAATGCGACCCAGACGATCCAGGTCCACAGCCACCACAGGCTGCCGGCCTGGTTCATCAGCCACAGCACGACGAACAGCAGCGGCAGGCCGAGCGCGGCGCCGAGCAGCGAGTTTTTCAGCATGTCGGTGAAGAACAGCCGCTTCGTCATCCGGTTGAAGCCGAAACGCTGTTCGATCCCGAACTGGCGGTAATACTCGAACGGGACGTCGATGACGCTCGTGATCACGAGCACCGCCGCGACGAGCGCGACTTGCTGCCCGTAGCCGCGGCCGATCCAGCCGGTGAGCAGCGTGTCGAGCGCGCCGACGCCGCCGAGCAGCGTGAGACCGACCAGCACGGCCGCGCTGACGACGATTTCGAGCATCGTCAGCCGGGTGCGCTCGACCGTATAGTCGGCCGCGCGCTGGTGGGCGGTCAGCGGGATGGTTGCGCTGAACTGCGCGGGGACGTCGTTACGGTGCGCCGCGACGAAGCGGATTTGCCGCGACGCGAGCCACAGCTTGGTGACGACCATCGCGAGCACGGCGAGCGCGAACAGCAGGGTGAACGAAAAGGGTGACATCGAAGGCGCCAAAGGGTTCTATGCGAGAATTATATGTTCTTGCGGACCGGCCCCGCTGATGCGATGCCGGCCGCCCGGGCGGCGCCGCGCGCCGTCCGCCATTTTCCAGGATGACTCATGACCGATACCGCCGCTTCCGCCAGCCAGCCCGCGCTCGTGCGCAACGAGTTGAACCTCGTCTGGCTCGACATGGAGATGACGGGCCTCGACCCGGATAACGACCGCATCATCGAGATCGCGGTCGTCGTGACCAATTCCACGCTCGAC is from Burkholderia sp. HI2500 and encodes:
- a CDS encoding M48 family metallopeptidase; this encodes MSPFSFTLLFALAVLAMVVTKLWLASRQIRFVAAHRNDVPAQFSATIPLTAHQRAADYTVERTRLTMLEIVVSAAVLVGLTLLGGVGALDTLLTGWIGRGYGQQVALVAAVLVITSVIDVPFEYYRQFGIEQRFGFNRMTKRLFFTDMLKNSLLGAALGLPLLFVVLWLMNQAGSLWWLWTWIVWVAFQMLVLLIYPTFIAPIFNKFEPLKDDALRARIESLMKRCGFAAKGLFVMDGSRRSAHGNAYFTGFGASKRIVFFDTLLARLSGQEIEAVLAHELGHFKRRHVMKRMLVSFVLSLVLLALLGWLAQRTWFYTGLGVTPSLDTSNAGAALVLFFLAIPVFLFFATPFGSLTSRKHEFEADAFAASQTDAQDLVSALVKLYEDNASTLTPDPVYTAFYYSHPPASQRIDRLMQHA